The Budorcas taxicolor isolate Tak-1 chromosome 5, Takin1.1, whole genome shotgun sequence genome includes a window with the following:
- the USP44 gene encoding ubiquitin carboxyl-terminal hydrolase 44 codes for MLTMDKCQHIGQLRLAQDHSILNPQKWHCVDCNTTESIWACLSCSHVACGRYIEEHALGHFQESSHPVALEVNEMYVFCYLCDDYVLNDNATGDLKLLRSTLSAIKNQNYHCTTRSGKVLRSMGTSDDSYFLHDGTQSLLQNEDQMYTAVWHRRRILMGKIFRTWFEQSPVGRKRQEQFQEKLAKREVKKRRQELLEHQANAELESMPPRKSSRLQGLAQSTTVEIVPVPLQTSALPAKDKVGSASEDVRLKKASDSSVKRRPTVTPGVTGLRNLGNTCYMNSVLQVLSHLLIFRQCFLKLDLNRWLAVTASDKTRSSYKHPPVTDTVYQMNECQEKEPYSVRFRHPSLSSGLSGGAPQSRKMELIQPREPSSQYISLCHELHTLFQVMWSGKWALVSPFAMLHSVWRLIPAFRGYGQQDAQEFLCELLDKIQHELETTGTRLPALIPTSQRKLIKQVLNVVNNIFHGQLLSQVTCLACDNKSNTIEPFWDLSLEFPERYQCFGKDSASQPCLVTEMLAKFTETEALEGKIYVCDQCNSKRRRFSSKPVLLTEAQKQLMICHLPQVLRLHLKRFRWSGRNNREKIGVHVGFEEILNMEPYCCRESLKSLRPECFLYDLSAVVMHHGKGFGSGHYTAYCYNSEGGFWVHCNDSKLSMCTMDEVCKAQAYILFYTQRVTENGHSKLLPPELLSGSQHPSEEADTSSNEILS; via the exons ATGCTAACAATGGATAAGTGCCAACACATTGGGCAGTTGCGACTTGCTCAAGACCATTCCATCCTCAACCCGCAGAAGTGGCATTGTGTGGACTGCAATACAACTGAGTCTATTTGGGCTTGCCTTAGCTGTTCTCATGTTGCTTGTGGAAGATATATTGAAGAACATGCACTCGGGCACTTTCAAGAAAGCAGTCATCCTGTTGCATTGGAGGTGAATGAGATGTATGTTTTTTGTTACCTTTGTGATGATTATGTTCTTAATGATAATGCAACTGGAGACCTAAAGTTACTACGAAGTACATTAAGTGCaatcaaaaatcaaaattatCACTGTACCACTCGTAGTGGAAAGGTTTTACGGTCTATGGGTACAAGTGATGATTCCTATTTCTTACATGATGGCACCCAATCTCTGCTTCAAAATGAAGATCAAATGTATACTGCTGTTTGGCACAGGAGAAGGATACTCATGGGTAAAATCTTTCGAACTTGGTTTGAGCAGTCACCCGTTGGAAGAAAAAGGCAAGAACAATTTCAGGAGAAATTAGCAAAAAGAGAGGTGAAGAAAAGACGACAAGAACTATTAGAGCATCAAGCTAATGCAGAATTAGAAAGTATGCCTCCCAGAAAGAGTTCACGTTTACAAGGTCTAGCTCAGTCCACCACAGTAGAAATAGTTCCTGTACCGCTGCAAACCTCAGCATTGCCAGCAAAAGATAAAGTAGGATCTGCCTCAGAAGACGTAAGACTGAAAAAAGCTAGTGACTCCTCTGTTAAACGAAGGCCAACAGTAACTCCTGGTGTAACAGGATTGAGAAATTTGGGAAATACTTGCTATATGAATTCTGTTCTCCAAGTATTgagtcatttacttatttttcgacaatgttttttaaaacttgatcTGAACCGATGGCTGGCTGTGACAGCTAGTGATAAAACCAGATCATCTTATAAGCATCCTCCAGTTACAGATACAGTatatcaaatgaatgaatgtcaaGAAAAAGAGCCATACTCTGTGCGCTTCAGACATCCAAGTTTATCATCAGGACTAAGTGGCGGAGCACCACAGAGTAGAAAGATGGAACTTATTCAGCCAAGGGAGCCAAGTTCACAGTACATTTCTCTTTGCCATGAATTGCATACTTTGTTCCAAGTCATGTGGTCTGGAAAGTGGGCCTTGGTCTCACCGTTTGCTATGCTACACTCAGTATGGAGATTGATTCCTGCTTTTCGTGGTTATGGCCAACAAGATGCTCAGGAATTTCTTTGTGAGCTTTTGGATAAAATACAACATGAGCTAGAGACAACTGGTACCAGGTTACCAGCTCTTATCCCTACTTCTCAAAGGAAACTCATCAAGCAGGTTCTGAATGTTGTGAATAACATTTTTCACGGACAGCTTCTTAGTCAG gTTACATGTCTTGCATGTGACAACAAATCAAATACCATAGAACCTTTCTGGGACTTGTCACTGGAATTCCCAGAAAGATACCAATGCTTTGGAAAAGATAGTGCTTCCCAGCCATGTCTGGTTACTGAAATGCTGGCTAAGTTCACAGAAACCGAAGCTTTAGAAGGAAAGATCTACGTGTGTGACCAGTGTAATT CAAAACGTAGGAGGTTTTCCTCAAAACCAGTTCTACTCACAGAAGCACAAAAACAGCTTATGATTTGCCACCTACCTCAGGTTCTCAGACTCCATCTCAAACGATTCAG GTGGTCAGGACGTAATAACCGAGAGAAGATTGGTGTTCATGTTGGCTTTGAAGAAATCTTAAACATGGAGCCCTATTGCTGCAGGGAATCCCTGAAGTCCCTCAGACCAGAATGTTTTCTGTATGACTTATCTGCTGTGGTAATGCACCACGGGAAAGGATTCGGCTCAGGACACTACACTGCCTACTGTTACAATTCTGAAGGAG GGTTCTGGGTACACTGCAATGATTCCAAGCTAAGCATGTGCACTATGGATGAAGTATGCAAGGCCCAAGCTTATATCTTGTTTTATACCCAGCGAGTTACTGAGAATGGACATTCTAAACTCCTGCCTCCAGAACTCCTGTCTGGTAGCCAGCATCCCAGTGAAGAAGCTGATACCTCTTCTAATGAAATCCTTAGCTGA